ATATCAGAAGAAGATCAGAGTTTCATATTTAATAGGTTTTCGCAAGTAGAAGGCGTTGAAACTGTAAAATGTAGTAGTAGTGGTATTGGACTAACTTTAGTAAAATATTTAGTAGAACTTCATGGAGGAAGAATAAAGTTAGAAAGTGAAGTGAATAAAGGAAGTAAATTCATAATAACTTTACCGATTATTTAGATTAAAATTTCGAGATATATAAGAAAGAGAGTTTTAATAAGAGGCTGTCGCAATAGCAAATGAAAATTTGTAGGCGAAGCCTCTTTTTAGTGCACAGTGATGGTTGAAATTCTTGCAGAATTTCTGAAATTGTAAATGCGAAGTCACAGCCCATAATTTGGGCTGAGTTTCTTAATAAGTTTAAGTTTTCTAAATAGGTTATTACAGAGGGCTTATGCCAGTTGTACTGGCATGTCGCTTGAATTATGGGTTATTAAAATTCTCATGTAAGTTGTAGCTTGGAGTTATAACATAATTTTTTCATTTATAGTAAAAATTCTTTAATATTTGTATATAGCTCGTTTTATAGTACCATTAATTAGTTTTTCTAATTTTTTTATTATCTCACAGGGTTTTTCTTTCATTCCTGTTTTCATCCAAGAGGTCAAAAGTCCGATAAAAGCAAAAGTATAAAAATCTGCGATAAAACGTTTAGAATCATCAGCAATAGGATATTCCGTAGATATTTCATTTACTACATTTAACACAAGAGAAAAAACTTCGCTATGTAGAAAATCTTCAAGATGATCTCTTCCCATAGAATGAAAGGTATTCATGCAAAACTCTTTATTATCTTCAACATATTGAAATATTTTAAGAAAACCTTGTTGCCATGTTTCGTAGGTTTTATAGTCCAAAATACTACCTATAGCTTCTGTTTTGTATATCCATCGGAGTAGGTCATATATATCTTTAAAGTGATAGTAAAAAGTTTGACGATTTACACCACAATGAGCTACTATGTCTTTTATGGTAATCTTTTCGAGAGACTTTGTTAACATTAAAACTTTTAATGCATTAGCCAATTGTTGTTTGGTGCTGAGAGACATTTTGTACCTCCAATTTTATGTAATATATAAGTAATTATACAACTATTTTATGTATTATCGTGAAATTTTTATGATATATTATTTATATAGAATGATAAAACTCCGGAGGAAGAAAGATGAATATTTCAATAAATAAACAATATATACTAGATACAGCAAAAGAGATTTTAACCTTTGATAGTCCAACAGGTTTCTGTTTTGATATTATAAAACTTATAGAAGATAAAGTTAGACAGTTTGGATATGATTTTGAGACTACAAATAAAGGTTGCGGAATTATTACTGTGCCTGGAGGCAGCAATGAAAAAGTTATAGGATTATCAGCTCATGTAGATACTTTAGGAGCTATGGTAAGGTCTATAACATCGAATGGAACATTAAAATTTACATTGCTTGGAGGTCCGATAGTTCCTACGTTAGATTCAGAGTATTGTAAAATAAGAACAAGAGATGGGAAAATATATACTGGAACTTTTTTAAGTACGAGTCCTTCAGTTCATGTTTACGATGATGCAGCGAGTAAGAAACGTGACTTAGATAATATGGAAGTTAGAATAGATGAGGTTGTATCAAATAAAGAAGAAGTTGAAGCATTAGGAATATGCCCAGGTGATTTCATTTTTATAGATCCGAAAACTACTATAACAGAAAGTGGGTTTATAAAATCTAGGTTTATAGATGATAAAGGAAGTGTGTCAGCATTAATGGGATTATTAGAACTTATCAGTAGAGAAAATATAATTCCGAAATATACTACTAAAATATTTATATCTACTTATGAAGAAGTTGGACATGGATCATCGTATATACCACAAGACATAACAGAAATGATAGCTGTAGATATGGGATGTATTGGTTCTGATTTATCATGTACAGAATATGATGTGTCAATATGTGCTAAAGATTCAACAGGACCATATGATTATAATATGGTGACTAAACTTGTGAATTTAGCTAAAGATAATAATATTAGTTACGCAGTAGATATATATCCTAGATATGGGTCAGATGTAGGAGCAGCATTAAAAGGTGGAAATGATATTAGAGGAGCTCTTATAGGACCAGGTGTTCATGCTTCACATGGAATGGAAAGAACACATTATAGTGCTATTGAAAACACTATCAAGTTGTTATATTTATACTTAGTGTAACTGATAGTTATGTATGTTTAGGAGGAATTTTGAAACGAGGCTGTCGCAATAGCAAATAAAAATTTGCAGGCGACAGCCTCTTTTAGTGCACAGTGAGTTATAGTAAGCAAGTCCTTGATTTAAAATGTATTTTCACCACTAGATCCTCGTGTTAAAGATATATTTAGGTTTCCATTTTTACATCTTATCTCATCAATAAATTGTTTTTGATTAATTTCAGGCTTTATTGAAAGATCATAATTTATTTCAAATAATGATCCGAAATCTCTTGTTCTTATTCTAGAAATATTCCATGATGTAGTGTATCTATTAAGAATATCATCAAATATTCCATCAAAATTTAAATCTTCTGGGATAGTTATTTTTAAAGTCATCATTTTAGTTTTTGGTTCAGTAAATTTTGTGATATTTAATATGAACATAACTGCACATAATATCACTGTAAAAATAATAGCGTATCCTATATATCCCATACCACAAGCTAGTCCAACAGCTAAAGTGAAAAATATATAGGCAATATCTCTAGAATTTCCGGGAGCACTTCTAAACCTTATTATAGAAAAGGCACCGGCTAAACTGAAAGCTCTAGCTACGTTATTTCCTACTAGAAGAATTATTATTGATATTATTACAGGAAGCATAATAAGAGTTGTCGTAAAACCTTGTGAATATACTTCTTCCTTGTGTATTTTCATGTAAGATGCACAGATTACTACTCCTAGTATAATAGATGTAAATATTACAATTAATGAATTAGTAAAAGTAAAAGATTCTCCTGTTGTTGATTTTATTATTGTTTCTAACATGTTATTTCCCTCGCTATTATTATTTTATTATTTTTTTGTTTACAAAAGTTCATGTATTCATTGCCATATTTAGAAAAATGAGTGTTATAAATCTTTAATTCGGAAAATATTCTAGTTAACCATAGAGGAATTGAACCTAAGATTTTAACTTCCATTAGATATTCATCGTTAGGCAAAATTTTTTGCCCATACATACCAGATTGTAAATGGAGATCATGTCTCCTTGTAGTTATATTAGAATCAAATGTAATTCTAAAATCGGAATTATCTTTTCCGAAAAAAGCTATTCTTTCATATCCAATATAAACAGTGGGCTGGATTTTTGTATGAGATAGATAATAATGAATTTCTTCAATGACTTGTTTACTTACATAGTCATTACATTCAGGTTTTTCTTTAAATTTTAAGAAGTTTGTAGCTTCTTCTAGAGTTAATACAGCTCTACGTTTACTTACAATACCATTAATTTTCTTTTTAAGTTCTAGAAAAACCGTATCAGTATTTTTTTCTGGAATGGTATAACTTCTAAGTCTAAGCTTTTCTTTGTAATATGGCTTTGAGATAGAATGCCTTATTACATCACTGTTTTTCGTATCATAGTATATGTTATATATAGAGTAAGTATTATTAATGCAATGTTTATCGATATTCATATAATTAAGTAATTTAGGTATAAGTTGATCATATTGATCTTTACTTATAATAAATTTCTTTTCATATCGTTTGAATGACTTTATCAATAGAACCTCCTCACTTTCTATGTAATGTTAACTTTATTTAACATAATAGTTTTACAAAATATAGTTGTTGTGTAGGCAATTTAAAGATTATGTGAAGATTATTAAGGAATTTTATAGCTATTGTGGAGTTTGTATATGGTTTTTTGGTATATCCTTTATTTAGGTTAAAGATGATATATAATGAATTTATATATTTGGAAGGGGAAGATTTATGAAAAGAAAGTTTTTAAGTATTTTAATTGTAATTATGCTAGCCGTTTCTATTTCGGCATGTTCAAAAAATTCAGATAGTACGTCAGGGAATGATAATATTGTAACTACAGTAGATACATCATCAGATGTAGTTATAGATAAAGATAGTGTAGATACATTTATAAATTTTAATAATAATTCTATAAATGTAGAGGGGGATGGTACTACAGTTGATGGAAGTACAGTTACTATAAATTCAGGAGGTACATATTGTCTGCAAGGAACTTTAGATGATGGGCAAGTGATAGTAAACTCTGCAGATGAAGAAAATGTATACTTACTATTAGCTGAAACAAATATAACTTGTAGTGATAATGCTCCTATATATGTAGTGAAGGCAAAAAACACAATTTTAACATTGGCAGAAGGTAGTGTAAATTATATTACTGATGGAACAGAATACAAATTAGAAGATGCGAACTCTAATGAACCTAATGCAGCTATATATAGTAAGGATGATCTTACTATTAACGGAAAAGGAAGTTTAATAGTTAATGGTAACTATAATAATGGTATAACTAGCAAAGATGATTTGAAAATAACAGGAGGAAATATAACTGTTAATGCTACTCATGATGGCATTAGAGGAAAAGATTCAGTAAAAATTAAAGATGGAACAATTATAGTAAATGCTAAAGGTGATGGAATAAAGGCTAATAACAGCACTGATAGTGAAAAAGGATATGTACTAATGGAAAATGGTACAGTAGAAATTACTGCTGATGAAGATGGTATACAAGCAGAAGGAGATGGTATTGATGCTAATGGATCAGTTTATATTAAAGATGGAGTAGTTATAGTAAATGGTCCAGAAGATAACGGAAATGGAGCTTTAGATTATGATGGTACATTTGAAATAAGTGGAGGAACATTAATTGCAGCAGGAAGTACAGGAATGGCACAAAGTCCAAGTACAACATCTAGCCAAGGTGCTATAAATGTGATGTTACCATCACAAACAGAAGATACAATTGTAAGTGTACAATCAGAAAGTGGAAATGAAATAGTGACTTTCAAGCCATCTAAAAAATATCAATCAGTAATTGTATCTACACCGGATATTAAAAATGGATCTAAATATATCGTTTCATATGGAGGAAGTACAAGTAGCGATAATAAAGATGGATTATATACAAATGGATCATATTCTGGAGGTACACAATTAAGTAGTTTTACATTATCAAGTAATGTAATGACAGTATCTAAGAATGGCGCATCAGTTGGAGGAAATGGAATGAATGGCGGCGGAATGCCTCAAGGAGGAAGAAGATAAGGAGTTATTAAATTAAGAGTGCGACAGCTCATTAAAAATAACTTCTGCCCCTGTTTTAAAGTCATAATCTTTATTGTTATTTAGGGATTTTACTAGTGACCAACATCCGTTATACATTTTAACAACATAAATATATTTAATAAGTTTATCATAGTATGCTTCGGAGTAATATCCGAAGTATTTTTTTATTAAAAGTTTTCTAGAACTGTCTTCTAATAGCCATGCTATTGTGGCTAGGTCAAAGAAAATATCACCTCTAGCAGCAAATTCATAATCAACGATATATAAGCTTTTATCTGTTAATAAAATATTTGATGGGTTCAAGTCATTATGACATAAACCTTCCATATATGAATTTTTAACATGAGCTTCTATGATATCTAAATTTTTTAAAAGATCTAAAATATATGGAACGGTATTAAAAAAGTAATCTTTGTTAGAGAAAATTATTTTTCTTATTTCAGCAAAGGGATTAAATACATTTGTTGAAGTTAAGCTATGAAGAGTTTTAAGTTTTTTAGTTAATAAAGTTATAAAGGTTTCACTATTAGATTCTTTTTCTGTTGGCATTCTACCATCGATCCAGTCCATTAATAGATTTCTAGTTGAAGAATCGAAATATATAACCGATGGAGAGATATTAAGATCACTAGCTTTTTTTAATATGTTAGTTTCTTCATTAATATCATTATAGATATATGATGATGAAGAAATACGTACAAAATAATTAAAATTATTATAGGTTATTTTAAAATTATCATTATTTAAGCCTCCAATAGGAATTATAGTAGAAATATCGCATTTATTATGAAAGGCAGAAAAAAGTAAATTATTTATTGCTACATTCATGATGAATAATCCTTTCTTTATATATATAAATAATTATAAATATAAAAAATATCTTGTGTAAACTGACATAATGAGATTACACAAGATATTTTATTAATAAGATAAATTTTTATGACGTTCATTAATAAGAGGAGGAAGTAATGATGCTAATGAGCCTATTAAGATAAAAATAATTCCTAAAATCATATTTAGTGGAATAACTTCTTTTAGAATAATTAGAGCAAGTATAGGTGATAAAATTGGTTTAAAGAAAAACACTAAAGATGTAGTATTGGCTGAAGTTACTTCCATAGCTTTAAAATATAGAGCATATCCAATGCCAGTTACACAGATGAATACATATAAAACATTTGGAAGAGTATCAAGAGTATAGCCACTTAAAATAGGAATTTCAGCAAATTTGTTAAGATTCAAGCTTTTTAATACATCAGAGATAATATTTAAATGACTTAATAAAGAAAGAATTAGCATTTCTAAGCCTCCTAGTATAAAACTAAAACAAGTTACAACAATTCCTCCAAATTTAGCACAAGATTTTTTTCCTAGGACACCATAGATTGCAAATGTAATTGCAGCTAATAGTGTTAAGATTATGCCAGTTATAGATAATTTAGTGTTTAGTGGATTAATGATTACTATAATACCTAATAATTCTAAGACTAATGCAATTATATTATGCTTATAAATTTTTTCTTTTAACACTATATATGCAAAGATCATTACAAAGATAGGGTTGCAGCTAAATAAAACAGAAACGACAGAAGCTTTAGTATTCATTACAGCTAACTGATAAAAAGTCATACTTATTACTACACATGTAAGGCCAAGTAATGAAAAAGTCTTTATATCTTTAGGTGTAAGTGAAATTTTTTTTGATTTTAATGCTTTTAGGGCAAAAGGTAGTAAGATTATGCCGCCGATTAAAAATCTACTGAAATTAAGTTGGATAGGATTAAAATTCTCGGAAATAGTTTTTAAAGCAATTTCCATAGTACTAAATAGAAAAGTAGTAATTCCAATATAGATGAATCCTTTTTTCAATTTCAACACTTCCTATAAATTATATATTGTACAACAATATTATACATCTAGTTACAGATGTGTTAAATATTAAGTGAAGAGAAAGTAGCTGAGGCGTAATAGTGAATAGTTAAGGTTAATCTTCCTCGGCGTGGAAAATATTATAGTCCTGCGGACAGCAAAAGTATTTGAGAATAGTAATGAAAGTACAAATTTCATTGGTTCCATGTAAGACAGGAGTATAAATTTAATTCTAATTATGAAATAAGAATCAACAACAAAGTAATAACACTATATTTATAATTTCCACCACAATTGAGAATCGTGAATTGAGAATTGAAAAAGGGCCTCGCTCACGAAATTTAATAGTTATCGCGATAGCCCCTTATAACATCTAAATTACATCTTCAAGTTCAGAATATTCCTTTATAAACTTGTCCGCATTTAGTTTAATTTCTTCTCTTTGATATAGAGAAGAATCATCAGAGATAGCAACTACTTTCATACCAGCTTTTTTAGCACTTTTTACTGCTGGTAATATATCTTCAAATACTACACAGTTAGAAGGTTCTACACCTATAAGTTCAGCAGCTTTTAAAAATACATCAGGCTCTGATTTTGGCTTTCCAACTTCATCAGTTATAACAATAGCATCAAACAAATCATATATTTCAAATTTTTTAAGAGCTACTTCTAATAAAGGTCTACAATTGCTTGTAGCTAATGCAAGTTTTGTTCCGGAAGCTTTAAGATTCTTTAAAAATGTAGGAACGCCTTCTTTAACTTGTACATTTTCTAGATATTCAGTATAGGCCATTGTATTCCATTCTTCCATAATCTCATCTATGGTTTCTGGAAGTGAAAATGTTTTTTTAAAATATCTAGCACAATCTATAAAACTTAAATGTTCAATTTCCGATTTTAAGTTTTCTGGCATAGGAATATTTCTTTTCTTTAAATAATCTATATCAACCTTAAGCCATACCCACATAGAATCGATTAGAGTTCCGTCCATGTCAAATATAGCTCCTTGTATGTCTTTTAGCATCTTATCACCTCTATGGTAATATATCATAGTATAAATATATTTTCTATAGTGAAATAAATAGTACTATTATATGATTCACAATTCATAAAGGGCAATTTACAATTAAGGTTAATTTTCCATAGAGGGAAAATATTAGAGTCCTTCGGACAGTAATTGTGTTAATAAGCTTATGATGTCTCATTTATAACCTCAGAAATTCCGCAGGAATTTCCACCTTAATTGAAAATTGCGAATTAAAAAAAGAGACTGTCGCCTACAAATTTTCATTTGTTATTGCTACAGCCTCTTTGTAATTTATAAATTATAATTCAAGTCTTTCTTTAAGAGCTTCAATTAAAGATTCTTCACTAATTGCTTCTATTAATTCATCATCGAAGTATGCAACGTGAGATTGACCACACATACCGATGCAACCTTCATCTACATTTTCTTCGCCAACGATTTCTTTTAATTCTTCAATGTCAACATCTGAACAGAATGGACAAATTCTAATCATAATATATTACCTCCATAAATGACTTTTATCTAGTGTATTAGTTCACAAATATAATAGCCCCTTTCTAAATAAAAATCAACACAAAATTATATATAAAAAATATGGAATAAATTAAAGCTTAGGAAATAATAATTAATAATAAAAGAAATAAATTTTCAAATGTAATTGATAATTAGTTGCAATAAGAAAAAATAAGTGGTAAGCTAATTACATAGAGTTACAGTAATGGTTAAATTTTATGAAAAGAGATGATTAGATGTTATTACAAATTCTAAGTTTGTTATATGAAAAAGGTAACTTTTCAACTAGTTTTATATCAAAGGAATTGGGATTACCAACGGCTATGGTAGAGGATATAAAAAATAAGCTTATAAGCTCAGGATATATAAGACAAGCATCTTGTGATACATCAATGTGTGAAAAGTGTTCTTGTGGATGTAGTACTAAAATGTTAAATGACAAAATAAATTGGGAAATAACTGATAAAGGTTATAAAGTTTTAAAAAAGATGGAGGCATGATTATGAAAACTTTGGAGCAATTAAATATTGGAGATAAGATGATAGTTAAGAATTTAAGTAAAGAAAGCACAGTAAGAAGAAGACTATTAGACATGGGAATAACACCTGGAGTTTCTCTAGAGGTTACGGGAAAGGCTCCATTTGGAGATCCTATAGAAATTTTAGTAAGAGGCTATAAACTTAGTCTTAGAAAAAATGAAGCAGAAAGTGTAATGGGAGAATAGGAGATGATTTTATGATAATGCCAATGACTGCTGCAAAAGAAGGAAATATAGTACAAGTTAAAGCCATAGCAAAGAAAGATGGATTAACAAAGAGACTTTCGGAGCTTGGAATTATATCGGGAAATCATATAAAAATAATTAAAAATGATGGTAGAAGTTTAATTGTAGCTATTGAGGAAAGTAGATTTGCTTTAGATAATAATTTAGCTAAAGATATAATGATTGCGATATAAGATTAGATATGGAGGATGAGTATGAAGACTATAGCATTAGCAGGGAATCCTAACTGCGGTAAAACAAGTTTATTTAACATTTTAACAAAAGCAAGACAGCATGTTGGAAATTGGCCGGGAGTTACAGTTGAAAAAAAGGAAGGAATTTTAAAATATAAAGGAAAAGAATATACTATAATAGATCTTCCAGGGACATATAGTTTAGGGGCATATTCTGAAGATGAAATTATAGCAAGAAATTATATAATTGAAGAAAAACCAGATGTGGTTATAAATGTAGTAGATGCTAGTAATATTGAAAGAAATTTATATTTAACAATGCAATTGTTAGAAATGGGAACAAAAGTTGTACTAGCTTTAAATATGATGGATGAGGCAAAAAATAAAGAAATTGAAATTAATATAAAAGAAATTTCAAAAAGTTTAGGAATACCAGTAGTTCCTACTATTGCATTAAAAAATGAAGGTATAGATAAATTAATAGAAGCCAGTATAAGTGATAGTATAAATAGCTCTAATTTAGATATTAATTATGGAGATACTATAACTAATAGTATAAAAACTATTAAAGAAACTATAGATAAGTCAAAAAAGAGTACTGATATACCATCAGAATGGGCTGCATTAAAATTATTAGAGAATGATGATTATATAAAGAAGCAACTTAATGTAGAAGGTAATAAAGATTTAAAAAATATTTTAGATAAGTGTAATAAAGATATTGAAGATGATATTGGTTTCGAAGGTGAAATGGCTATTGTTAATGAAAGATATTCTGTTATAGGAGATATAGTAGCTAAATCTGTAGTAAGAAATGAAAGGCATAAAGAAACTATTACAGATAAAATAGATAAAGTTGTAACTAATAAATTTCTAGGAATTCCGATTTTCGCTTTAGTTATGTTTTTGCTTTATAAGATAACATTTTTTGCAGGGGCAGGACTTCAAGAGTGGGTTGATGGACTTATAGGAACATTAGGAGAGAAAGTAGTAGATGCATTAGCTTCTATGGGAGCTCCAGAATTATTACAAGGTTTTGTTGGTGATGGACTTTTCGGAGGAGTAGGAGCTGTAATTAGCTTCTTACCATTAATTATGGTTATGTATATATTACTTGGTATATTAGAAGATAGTGGATATATGGCTAGAGCGGCATATGTTATGGACAAGCTTATGAGGGCATTAGGTTTACATGGTAAAACTTTTGTATCAATGCTTGTAAGTGTAGGATGTAATGTTCCGGGAATCATGGCTACA
Above is a genomic segment from Clostridium bornimense containing:
- the dhaS gene encoding dihydroxyacetone kinase transcriptional activator DhaS, which produces MSLSTKQQLANALKVLMLTKSLEKITIKDIVAHCGVNRQTFYYHFKDIYDLLRWIYKTEAIGSILDYKTYETWQQGFLKIFQYVEDNKEFCMNTFHSMGRDHLEDFLHSEVFSLVLNVVNEISTEYPIADDSKRFIADFYTFAFIGLLTSWMKTGMKEKPCEIIKKLEKLINGTIKRAIYKY
- a CDS encoding M42 family metallopeptidase; amino-acid sequence: MNISINKQYILDTAKEILTFDSPTGFCFDIIKLIEDKVRQFGYDFETTNKGCGIITVPGGSNEKVIGLSAHVDTLGAMVRSITSNGTLKFTLLGGPIVPTLDSEYCKIRTRDGKIYTGTFLSTSPSVHVYDDAASKKRDLDNMEVRIDEVVSNKEEVEALGICPGDFIFIDPKTTITESGFIKSRFIDDKGSVSALMGLLELISRENIIPKYTTKIFISTYEEVGHGSSYIPQDITEMIAVDMGCIGSDLSCTEYDVSICAKDSTGPYDYNMVTKLVNLAKDNNISYAVDIYPRYGSDVGAALKGGNDIRGALIGPGVHASHGMERTHYSAIENTIKLLYLYLV
- a CDS encoding DUF4956 domain-containing protein; its protein translation is MLETIIKSTTGESFTFTNSLIVIFTSIILGVVICASYMKIHKEEVYSQGFTTTLIMLPVIISIIILLVGNNVARAFSLAGAFSIIRFRSAPGNSRDIAYIFFTLAVGLACGMGYIGYAIIFTVILCAVMFILNITKFTEPKTKMMTLKITIPEDLNFDGIFDDILNRYTTSWNISRIRTRDFGSLFEINYDLSIKPEINQKQFIDEIRCKNGNLNISLTRGSSGENTF
- a CDS encoding polyphosphate polymerase domain-containing protein, with translation MIKSFKRYEKKFIISKDQYDQLIPKLLNYMNIDKHCINNTYSIYNIYYDTKNSDVIRHSISKPYYKEKLRLRSYTIPEKNTDTVFLELKKKINGIVSKRRAVLTLEEATNFLKFKEKPECNDYVSKQVIEEIHYYLSHTKIQPTVYIGYERIAFFGKDNSDFRITFDSNITTRRHDLHLQSGMYGQKILPNDEYLMEVKILGSIPLWLTRIFSELKIYNTHFSKYGNEYMNFCKQKNNKIIIAREITC
- a CDS encoding carbohydrate-binding domain-containing protein is translated as MKRKFLSILIVIMLAVSISACSKNSDSTSGNDNIVTTVDTSSDVVIDKDSVDTFINFNNNSINVEGDGTTVDGSTVTINSGGTYCLQGTLDDGQVIVNSADEENVYLLLAETNITCSDNAPIYVVKAKNTILTLAEGSVNYITDGTEYKLEDANSNEPNAAIYSKDDLTINGKGSLIVNGNYNNGITSKDDLKITGGNITVNATHDGIRGKDSVKIKDGTIIVNAKGDGIKANNSTDSEKGYVLMENGTVEITADEDGIQAEGDGIDANGSVYIKDGVVIVNGPEDNGNGALDYDGTFEISGGTLIAAGSTGMAQSPSTTSSQGAINVMLPSQTEDTIVSVQSESGNEIVTFKPSKKYQSVIVSTPDIKNGSKYIVSYGGSTSSDNKDGLYTNGSYSGGTQLSSFTLSSNVMTVSKNGASVGGNGMNGGGMPQGGRR
- a CDS encoding phosphotransferase, coding for MNVAINNLLFSAFHNKCDISTIIPIGGLNNDNFKITYNNFNYFVRISSSSYIYNDINEETNILKKASDLNISPSVIYFDSSTRNLLMDWIDGRMPTEKESNSETFITLLTKKLKTLHSLTSTNVFNPFAEIRKIIFSNKDYFFNTVPYILDLLKNLDIIEAHVKNSYMEGLCHNDLNPSNILLTDKSLYIVDYEFAARGDIFFDLATIAWLLEDSSRKLLIKKYFGYYSEAYYDKLIKYIYVVKMYNGCWSLVKSLNNNKDYDFKTGAEVIFNELSHS
- a CDS encoding DMT family transporter, with the protein product MKKGFIYIGITTFLFSTMEIALKTISENFNPIQLNFSRFLIGGIILLPFALKALKSKKISLTPKDIKTFSLLGLTCVVISMTFYQLAVMNTKASVVSVLFSCNPIFVMIFAYIVLKEKIYKHNIIALVLELLGIIVIINPLNTKLSITGIILTLLAAITFAIYGVLGKKSCAKFGGIVVTCFSFILGGLEMLILSLLSHLNIISDVLKSLNLNKFAEIPILSGYTLDTLPNVLYVFICVTGIGYALYFKAMEVTSANTTSLVFFFKPILSPILALIILKEVIPLNMILGIIFILIGSLASLLPPLINERHKNLSY
- a CDS encoding HAD family hydrolase, which encodes MLKDIQGAIFDMDGTLIDSMWVWLKVDIDYLKKRNIPMPENLKSEIEHLSFIDCARYFKKTFSLPETIDEIMEEWNTMAYTEYLENVQVKEGVPTFLKNLKASGTKLALATSNCRPLLEVALKKFEIYDLFDAIVITDEVGKPKSEPDVFLKAAELIGVEPSNCVVFEDILPAVKSAKKAGMKVVAISDDSSLYQREEIKLNADKFIKEYSELEDVI
- a CDS encoding FeoA family protein, which encodes MKTLEQLNIGDKMIVKNLSKESTVRRRLLDMGITPGVSLEVTGKAPFGDPIEILVRGYKLSLRKNEAESVMGE
- a CDS encoding FeoA family protein is translated as MIMPMTAAKEGNIVQVKAIAKKDGLTKRLSELGIISGNHIKIIKNDGRSLIVAIEESRFALDNNLAKDIMIAI
- the feoB gene encoding ferrous iron transport protein B, whose product is MKTIALAGNPNCGKTSLFNILTKARQHVGNWPGVTVEKKEGILKYKGKEYTIIDLPGTYSLGAYSEDEIIARNYIIEEKPDVVINVVDASNIERNLYLTMQLLEMGTKVVLALNMMDEAKNKEIEINIKEISKSLGIPVVPTIALKNEGIDKLIEASISDSINSSNLDINYGDTITNSIKTIKETIDKSKKSTDIPSEWAALKLLENDDYIKKQLNVEGNKDLKNILDKCNKDIEDDIGFEGEMAIVNERYSVIGDIVAKSVVRNERHKETITDKIDKVVTNKFLGIPIFALVMFLLYKITFFAGAGLQEWVDGLIGTLGEKVVDALASMGAPELLQGFVGDGLFGGVGAVISFLPLIMVMYILLGILEDSGYMARAAYVMDKLMRALGLHGKTFVSMLVSVGCNVPGIMATRTLENKKDRMIAILINPFISCGARLPIYALFISAFFEKHEALILFSLYVVGIIVALIMGKLFSKTLFKGEPSYFVMELPSYKLPSIRNVLLLMWDKAGAFAKKAGVVILPVMIVLWALSSLPVGVEANSEESLLGIIGSAIAPIFKPAGFGTWQAGISLLTGILAKETVVGTMGLIYAGVEEGAGVVAAIQGVFTPLSAMSFMVMSLLYTPCLVALGAIKRETNSWKWTIFAAVYTFVVAWILSVLVFQIGSLLGFA